The Moraxella osloensis genome contains a region encoding:
- a CDS encoding cytochrome C assembly family protein: MFVIFVLALVCYGLTTVYLMWAVTQQKPIRKSMVLGQLLIGLLGHAVVLYPDIITQGGLNFNIFNVVSLTTLFMLLFYWGFCLYRQILPLGILATPLAFLGMMIGFFGDAPYHPLSTISPILQAHIIMSLAAYSVLFMAAIAAIMLRLQISELKRQTFHRVWVDKLPSLQSMEALLFDMITVGFGLLSISLLLGFIDTTNLLAQHLVHKTVFSLLSWLVFGALLVGHWRFGWRGQRAANMTLYGVILLGLAFIGTKFVLELILNK; the protein is encoded by the coding sequence GTGTTTGTAATCTTTGTACTTGCGTTAGTCTGTTATGGCTTAACTACCGTCTATTTGATGTGGGCAGTTACGCAACAAAAGCCCATCCGTAAAAGCATGGTGCTTGGGCAATTGCTGATTGGGTTATTGGGTCATGCGGTGGTGTTATATCCTGATATCATTACCCAAGGCGGGCTAAACTTTAATATTTTTAATGTCGTGTCGTTGACGACATTGTTTATGCTGTTATTTTATTGGGGGTTTTGTCTTTACCGCCAAATTTTGCCGCTTGGGATTTTGGCAACGCCGTTGGCATTTTTGGGCATGATGATTGGTTTTTTTGGCGATGCACCGTATCACCCGCTATCAACCATCAGTCCTATCTTACAAGCCCATATCATCATGTCTTTGGCTGCCTATTCGGTACTATTTATGGCAGCGATTGCCGCGATTATGCTGCGGCTACAAATCAGCGAACTCAAACGTCAAACCTTTCACCGTGTCTGGGTCGATAAACTACCTTCACTCCAAAGCATGGAAGCCTTGCTGTTTGATATGATTACTGTCGGTTTTGGCCTATTGTCGATTTCGCTGTTGTTGGGCTTTATTGATACGACCAATTTACTGGCGCAGCATTTGGTACACAAGACTGTGTTTAGTCTGTTGTCTTGGCTGGTATTTGGGGCGTTATTGGTTGGACATTGGCGCTTTGGCTGGCGAGGTCAACGCGCGGCTAATATGACGCTATATGGTGTGATTTTGCTTGGCTTGGCGTTTATCGGGACGAAGTTTGTGTTGGAGCTGATTTTAAACAAATAA
- the acpP gene encoding acyl carrier protein, whose protein sequence is MSNEIEQKVKAAVAEQLGVNAEDIKNESSFMDDLGADSLDLVELVMSFENEFGITIPDEDSAQLTTVQSAISYVQSKLAN, encoded by the coding sequence ATGAGTAACGAAATCGAACAAAAAGTAAAAGCCGCAGTAGCTGAGCAATTAGGCGTGAATGCAGAAGACATCAAAAATGAATCTTCATTTATGGATGACCTCGGTGCAGATTCACTTGACCTTGTTGAATTGGTGATGTCTTTTGAAAACGAATTTGGTATTACCATTCCTGACGAAGACAGCGCACAATTGACCACGGTGCAAAGTGCTATCAGCTACGTACAATCAAAATTGGCTAACTAA
- the fabG gene encoding 3-oxoacyl-ACP reductase FabG, whose protein sequence is MTQRIALVTGASRGIGQAIAKRLANEGYLVIGTATSEEGAAAVNDYLQELGGAGRVLNVQDAEQINQLFDSIEKEFGNVQVLVNNAGITQDGLLMRMDDNAWERVLDVNLTSVFRTSKRAIKGMMKARQGRIINITSVVAAMGNAGQTNYTASKAGIEGFTRSLAREIGSRQITVNCVAPGFIDTDMTSELDEALIQSMLNAVPLVRLGKPEDIAAAVNFLASEEAGYITGTVLDVNGGMYM, encoded by the coding sequence ATGACTCAACGTATTGCATTAGTGACAGGCGCTAGCCGTGGGATTGGTCAAGCAATCGCCAAACGTCTGGCAAATGAAGGCTATCTTGTCATCGGCACTGCTACCAGTGAAGAAGGCGCAGCGGCAGTCAATGATTACCTACAGGAATTGGGTGGTGCAGGTCGCGTGCTCAATGTGCAAGATGCCGAGCAAATCAACCAGTTATTTGATAGCATTGAAAAAGAATTTGGCAATGTACAGGTACTAGTCAACAATGCCGGTATTACCCAAGATGGTCTGCTCATGCGGATGGATGACAATGCCTGGGAGCGCGTGCTCGACGTGAATTTGACCTCGGTGTTTCGCACCAGTAAACGCGCCATAAAAGGCATGATGAAAGCGCGGCAGGGTCGCATTATTAATATCACTTCCGTAGTCGCTGCGATGGGCAATGCCGGACAAACCAACTATACGGCAAGCAAAGCAGGTATTGAAGGGTTTACCCGCTCACTGGCTCGGGAGATTGGATCACGCCAAATCACCGTCAACTGCGTGGCACCAGGCTTTATCGACACCGACATGACTAGCGAGCTTGATGAAGCATTGATTCAATCCATGCTTAATGCCGTTCCGCTAGTCAGACTGGGCAAACCTGAAGACATCGCCGCTGCGGTAAATTTCTTGGCAAGTGAAGAAGCAGGTTATATTACCGGCACTGTGCTTGACGTCAATGGCGGCATGTACATGTAA
- the fabD gene encoding ACP S-malonyltransferase, whose product MKYAVIFPGQGSQSVGMLNDWAAQYPTVKATFDEASKALGFDLWAICQGASGAASLDDTAYTQPALLTASMAIWRVLRDELDLQPAYVAGHSLGEYSALCAAGVLSLADAVKLVHHRGQYMSAAMQSQTGKMAAILGLPDEDVQQICDAVVAEHTQAVVSPANFNAPGQVVIAGNVAGVDLASEKIASLGKKSMPLKVSVPSHCQLMTPATDKLAAELENVTFNPPSIPVIQNRHARVETDVTAIKQALIEQLNMPVLWSTIENNLADAQVSLQIECGSGSVLTGLAKRQAQKINTLATDTVAKLDNIKQQLSAQ is encoded by the coding sequence ATGAAATATGCTGTGATTTTCCCAGGACAAGGCTCGCAGAGTGTGGGCATGCTAAACGATTGGGCAGCCCAGTATCCTACTGTCAAAGCAACGTTTGATGAAGCCTCAAAAGCGCTTGGGTTTGACTTGTGGGCGATATGCCAAGGGGCGTCAGGTGCCGCGTCTTTAGATGATACTGCGTATACCCAACCTGCACTATTGACCGCTAGTATGGCAATTTGGCGGGTGCTGCGCGATGAGCTTGATTTACAGCCGGCATATGTTGCCGGGCATTCACTGGGTGAATACAGTGCGCTGTGTGCCGCTGGGGTGTTGAGTTTGGCAGATGCGGTAAAGCTGGTGCATCATCGTGGCCAGTATATGAGCGCCGCCATGCAATCACAAACAGGCAAAATGGCGGCGATTTTAGGTCTCCCTGATGAAGATGTACAACAAATATGTGATGCTGTGGTAGCGGAGCATACGCAGGCAGTGGTCAGTCCAGCCAATTTTAACGCGCCAGGGCAAGTGGTAATTGCAGGCAATGTGGCAGGCGTGGATTTAGCGTCAGAGAAAATTGCTTCACTCGGTAAAAAAAGCATGCCGCTAAAAGTTAGTGTACCATCACATTGCCAGCTGATGACACCTGCCACCGATAAGCTTGCCGCAGAATTGGAAAACGTGACATTTAACCCACCCAGCATTCCGGTGATACAAAATCGCCATGCACGGGTAGAAACCGATGTCACTGCAATCAAACAAGCCTTGATTGAGCAACTCAATATGCCCGTGTTATGGTCGACTATTGAGAATAATTTAGCAGACGCGCAAGTCAGCTTACAAATCGAATGTGGCAGTGGTAGCGTGCTGACAGGACTAGCCAAACGTCAAGCGCAGAAAATTAACACTCTAGCGACCGATACAGTGGCTAAACTAGATAATATAAAACAACAATTATCAGCCCAATAA